In Neisseria animalis, a single window of DNA contains:
- the ilvB gene encoding biosynthetic-type acetolactate synthase large subunit, with protein MQLSGAQIVVQSLKAEGVEYVFGYPGGAVLEIYDAIFQLNKFKHILTRHEQAAVHAADAYARTSGKVGVALVTSGPGATNALTGIATAYSDSIPMVVITGQVGTPSIGTDAFQEVDTVGITRPCVKHNFLVTDINDLAVTIKKAFQIAASGRPGPVVVDIPKDVTQAMAKFSYPQEDIFIRSYQPVVQGHTGQIKKAVQMFASAKRPLVYFGGGIVLGNASGELIDFVRSTGAPCVGTLMGLGAFPSRDRQYLGMLGMHGTYEANLAMQNADVVLAVGARFDDRVVSVPSKFMEKPKKIIHVDVDPSSIAKRVRVDVPIVGDVKNVLAEMIGLIEKQNSIPSREHLDKWWKTIESWRIRDCLWFENESETIKPQYVVKKLAEITGNSAIVTSDVGQHQMFAAQYYPFERPRQWLNSGGLGTMGVGLPYAMGAKLAAPDQDVFCITGEGSIQMNIQELSTCFQYKIPLTVVTLNNGYLGMVRQWQELYYDNRESETYFDSLPDFVKLAEAYGHVGIRVDKTSEVEGALREALRLNREGRLVFIDFITDKKQNVFPMVGNGKGLDEMVLPVHMRETKADSDVNDVTDRDYDTRSVP; from the coding sequence ATGCAATTATCAGGTGCACAAATCGTTGTGCAAAGTCTCAAAGCCGAAGGCGTGGAATATGTTTTCGGTTATCCCGGCGGTGCAGTTCTCGAAATCTACGACGCCATTTTCCAGCTCAACAAATTCAAACACATTCTGACCCGACACGAGCAGGCTGCGGTACACGCGGCAGACGCTTATGCGCGTACCAGCGGCAAAGTCGGCGTGGCTTTGGTAACGTCCGGCCCGGGGGCGACCAATGCGCTGACCGGTATTGCGACGGCGTATTCGGATTCGATTCCGATGGTGGTGATTACCGGACAAGTGGGTACGCCTTCCATCGGTACGGATGCGTTCCAAGAAGTCGATACCGTCGGCATTACCCGTCCGTGTGTGAAGCACAATTTCTTGGTAACAGACATCAACGATTTGGCGGTTACCATTAAAAAAGCCTTCCAAATCGCCGCCAGCGGCCGCCCGGGGCCTGTTGTGGTGGATATTCCGAAAGACGTTACCCAAGCGATGGCAAAATTCAGCTATCCGCAGGAAGATATCTTTATCCGTTCCTACCAACCTGTTGTACAGGGTCATACCGGACAGATTAAAAAAGCGGTTCAGATGTTTGCTTCGGCAAAACGTCCGTTGGTTTACTTTGGCGGCGGTATCGTGCTGGGCAATGCCAGCGGCGAACTGATTGATTTCGTCCGCTCTACCGGTGCACCGTGTGTCGGTACACTGATGGGCTTGGGCGCATTCCCTTCCAGAGACCGCCAATACTTGGGCATGCTGGGTATGCACGGCACTTACGAAGCCAATCTTGCCATGCAGAACGCCGATGTAGTGCTGGCTGTCGGCGCACGTTTTGACGACCGTGTGGTTTCCGTACCCTCCAAGTTCATGGAAAAACCGAAAAAAATCATCCATGTCGATGTCGATCCTTCCAGCATCGCCAAGCGCGTGCGTGTCGACGTACCGATTGTCGGCGATGTGAAAAACGTACTGGCGGAAATGATTGGGCTGATTGAGAAACAAAACAGTATCCCGAGCCGCGAGCATTTGGACAAATGGTGGAAAACCATCGAATCTTGGCGTATCCGCGACTGTTTGTGGTTTGAAAACGAAAGCGAAACCATCAAGCCGCAATATGTCGTCAAAAAACTGGCGGAAATTACCGGAAATTCAGCGATTGTTACCTCCGATGTCGGCCAGCACCAAATGTTTGCCGCCCAATATTATCCGTTTGAACGCCCGCGCCAGTGGCTCAACTCCGGCGGCTTGGGCACGATGGGTGTAGGCCTGCCTTATGCAATGGGCGCGAAACTTGCCGCACCGGATCAAGACGTATTCTGTATTACCGGCGAAGGCTCGATTCAGATGAATATTCAAGAGCTTTCCACCTGCTTCCAATACAAAATCCCGCTGACCGTCGTTACCCTGAACAACGGTTATCTGGGTATGGTGCGCCAATGGCAGGAGCTGTATTACGACAACCGCGAATCGGAAACTTATTTCGATTCTCTGCCGGACTTCGTCAAACTCGCCGAAGCATACGGCCATGTCGGCATCCGCGTGGACAAGACTTCCGAAGTGGAAGGCGCATTGCGCGAAGCCTTGCGTCTGAACCGTGAAGGCCGTCTGGTATTTATCGACTTCATTACCGATAAAAAACAAAACGTATTCCCAATGGTCGGCAACGGCAAAGGTCTCGATGAAATGGTACTGCCGGTACACATGCGCGAAACCAAAGCCGACAGCGATGTCAACGATGTTACAGACCGCGATTACGACACAAGGAGCGTGCCATGA
- the hisG gene encoding ATP phosphoribosyltransferase has protein sequence MSKQTLTIALSKGRIFEETLPLLAAAGIVPAEDPEKSRKLIIHTNHENIRLVIVRATDVPTYVQYGAADFGIAGKDVLIEHGGDGLYQPLDLKIAKCRMMVAVRKGFDYESVSQPGSRLRIATKYPNIAAEHFAAKGVHVDIIKLYGSMELAPLVGLSDAIVDLVSTGNTLKANHLEAVEHIVDISSRLVVNKAALKTKHTLIEPIIQAFAGVVNGGQ, from the coding sequence ATGAGCAAGCAAACTTTAACCATTGCCCTTTCAAAAGGCCGTATTTTTGAAGAAACCCTGCCGTTATTGGCGGCTGCCGGCATTGTTCCCGCCGAAGATCCCGAAAAATCACGCAAGCTGATTATCCATACCAACCATGAAAATATCCGCTTGGTGATTGTCCGCGCAACAGATGTGCCGACTTATGTCCAATACGGGGCGGCCGATTTCGGCATTGCCGGCAAGGACGTTTTAATCGAACACGGCGGCGACGGCCTCTACCAACCCTTGGATTTGAAGATTGCCAAATGCCGCATGATGGTTGCCGTGCGTAAAGGGTTTGACTACGAATCCGTTTCACAACCGGGCAGCCGTCTGCGTATTGCGACCAAATATCCCAATATTGCCGCCGAACACTTTGCCGCCAAAGGTGTGCATGTCGACATCATCAAACTTTACGGCTCGATGGAGCTTGCCCCGCTGGTGGGTTTGAGCGATGCCATCGTCGATTTGGTTTCTACGGGCAATACCCTGAAAGCCAATCATCTGGAAGCGGTAGAACACATTGTCGATATTTCCAGCCGACTGGTGGTCAATAAAGCCGCGCTGAAAACCAAACATACGTTGATTGAGCCGATTATCCAAGCGTTTGCCGGCGTGGTAAATGGCGGACAGTAA
- the ilvN gene encoding acetolactate synthase small subunit, producing the protein MRRILSILIENESGAMSRVVGLFSARDYNIDSLSVAATEDKTLSRMTIVTHGDETVIEQITKQLNKLVEVIKVVDLNESRFVERELMLVKVRAVGKDRDEFLRLSEIYRGNIIDVTDRSYTIEVTGSSEKLDSFLETVGRAAILETVRTGAAGIGRGERILKI; encoded by the coding sequence ATGAGAAGGATTTTATCGATTTTGATTGAAAACGAATCAGGCGCGATGAGCCGTGTAGTCGGTCTTTTCTCCGCCCGCGACTACAACATCGACTCCCTGTCGGTAGCCGCCACGGAAGACAAAACCCTGTCGCGCATGACCATCGTTACCCACGGCGATGAAACCGTTATCGAACAAATTACCAAACAGCTCAACAAGCTGGTTGAAGTCATCAAAGTAGTGGATTTGAACGAAAGCCGTTTTGTCGAGCGAGAACTGATGTTGGTAAAAGTACGCGCCGTCGGCAAAGATCGGGACGAGTTTCTCCGTTTGAGCGAAATCTATCGGGGCAACATCATCGACGTAACCGACCGCAGCTACACCATCGAGGTAACGGGATCGAGCGAAAAGCTGGACTCTTTCTTGGAAACCGTCGGTCGTGCGGCCATTTTGGAAACCGTGCGTACCGGTGCGGCAGGTATCGGTCGCGGCGAGCGCATTTTAAAAATCTGA
- a CDS encoding SCO family protein, protein MLTMNKSFLLGAFALAALTACSPKADNAGQAAPQTSAPAAEQAAPAAQSRGIDMRKEDIGGDFTMTDGEGKPFNLSDLQGKVVVLSFGYTNCPDVCPTELLTQSDILKQLGDQAKDVQVVFASVDPERDTPEVVGKYAKQFDPSFIGLTVTGDQSLPVVKQQYRVVSAKVVQGDSDNYLVDHTAGSYLIDKNGEVAFFEPYGTEPESVAADIRSLL, encoded by the coding sequence ATGCTGACCATGAACAAATCTTTTTTGCTCGGTGCTTTCGCGTTGGCGGCGCTGACTGCCTGCAGCCCTAAGGCGGATAATGCCGGACAGGCCGCGCCGCAGACTTCCGCTCCTGCAGCGGAACAGGCCGCACCTGCCGCACAATCCCGCGGTATCGATATGCGTAAAGAAGACATCGGCGGCGATTTTACGATGACGGACGGCGAGGGAAAACCGTTCAATCTCAGCGATTTGCAGGGTAAAGTGGTGGTATTGTCGTTCGGTTATACCAACTGCCCAGATGTTTGCCCGACAGAGTTGCTGACCCAAAGCGATATTTTGAAACAACTCGGCGATCAGGCAAAAGATGTTCAAGTGGTATTTGCCAGCGTCGATCCTGAGCGCGATACGCCCGAAGTGGTGGGCAAGTATGCCAAACAGTTCGACCCCAGCTTTATCGGCCTGACGGTAACGGGCGATCAGAGCCTGCCGGTAGTGAAGCAGCAATACCGCGTGGTGTCGGCTAAAGTTGTTCAGGGCGACAGCGACAATTATTTGGTTGACCACACTGCCGGCTCTTATTTAATCGACAAAAACGGCGAAGTGGCGTTTTTCGAACCTTACGGCACAGAGCCTGAGAGCGTGGCTGCCGACATCCGCAGTCTGCTGTAA
- the ilvC gene encoding ketol-acid reductoisomerase yields MQVYYDKDADLSLIKGKTVAIIGYGSQGHAHAANLKDSGVNVVIGLRQGTSWDKAVAAGHDVRTVAEATKAADVVMILLPDENQPVVYKNEIEPNLKAGAALAFAHGFNVHYNQIVPPKNVDVIMVAPKGPGHTVRSEYLKGGGVPSLIAVYQDNSGKARDIALSYAAANGGTKGGVIETNFREETETDLFGEQAVLCGGAVELVKCGFETLVEAGYAPEMAYFECLHELKLIVDLMYEGGIANMNYSISNNAEYGEYVTGPEVVTPATKEAMKKALYRIQSGEYAKMFIQEGATNYASMTARRRLNADHQIEKVGAQLRSMMPWIAKNKLVDLEKN; encoded by the coding sequence ATGCAAGTTTATTACGATAAAGACGCAGATTTGTCATTGATTAAAGGTAAAACCGTTGCCATCATCGGCTACGGCTCGCAAGGCCACGCCCACGCCGCCAACCTGAAAGACTCCGGCGTAAACGTAGTCATCGGTTTGCGTCAAGGCACTTCTTGGGACAAAGCCGTTGCCGCCGGCCACGATGTACGCACCGTTGCCGAAGCCACCAAAGCCGCCGATGTGGTGATGATTCTGCTTCCCGACGAAAACCAACCGGTTGTGTACAAAAACGAAATCGAGCCCAATCTGAAAGCCGGCGCCGCTTTGGCCTTCGCACACGGCTTCAACGTACACTACAACCAAATCGTTCCGCCGAAAAATGTTGACGTAATCATGGTTGCGCCAAAAGGCCCGGGTCACACCGTACGCAGCGAATACCTGAAAGGCGGCGGCGTGCCTTCACTGATTGCCGTTTACCAAGACAACAGCGGCAAAGCGCGCGACATCGCCCTGTCTTACGCAGCGGCCAACGGCGGCACCAAAGGCGGCGTTATCGAAACCAACTTCCGTGAAGAAACCGAAACCGACTTGTTCGGCGAACAGGCCGTATTGTGCGGCGGTGCGGTAGAACTGGTGAAATGCGGCTTTGAAACGCTGGTTGAAGCCGGTTACGCGCCCGAAATGGCTTACTTCGAGTGTCTGCACGAGCTGAAACTGATTGTGGATCTGATGTACGAAGGCGGCATTGCCAACATGAACTACTCCATTTCCAACAATGCCGAATACGGCGAATACGTTACCGGCCCCGAAGTCGTTACTCCTGCCACCAAAGAAGCGATGAAAAAAGCCCTGTACCGCATTCAATCCGGCGAATACGCGAAAATGTTCATTCAAGAAGGCGCAACCAACTACGCTTCAATGACTGCCCGCCGCCGTTTGAACGCCGACCACCAAATCGAAAAAGTCGGTGCACAACTGCGCAGCATGATGCCGTGGATTGCGAAAAACAAATTGGTTGACTTAGAGAAAAACTAA
- a CDS encoding putative quinol monooxygenase, whose product MSNIKIAALITVKPEYTAELAVQFKELVRASRAEEGNISYDLHQEIGNPNRFVFFENWASQVAVDSHNASAHFQNFVQAIDGKTDALEIVLLNDVSI is encoded by the coding sequence ATGTCCAACATCAAAATTGCCGCTTTGATTACCGTCAAACCGGAATACACCGCAGAGCTGGCGGTACAGTTTAAAGAACTCGTCCGCGCCAGCCGTGCAGAAGAAGGCAACATCAGCTATGACCTGCATCAGGAAATCGGCAACCCGAACCGGTTTGTATTCTTTGAAAACTGGGCATCACAAGTCGCTGTGGACAGCCACAACGCCAGCGCGCATTTCCAAAACTTCGTGCAAGCCATAGACGGCAAAACCGATGCTTTGGAAATCGTCCTGCTGAACGATGTCTCCATCTGA
- the lpxH gene encoding UDP-2,3-diacylglucosamine diphosphatase, translating to MKPIYFIADLHLSEARSDLTDLFVRFMAGRARTAQAVYILGDLFDFWIGDDEQSAVIDAVKQAVCKLKEQNVPCYFIHGNRDFLIGERFAVEAGMTLLPEYQLVEAFGNKILLCHGDTLCTDDVRYQAFRRKVQQKWLQKLFLLLPLSWRLAVAHRIRAVSQKEQRQKMAEIMDVNLQFTEDTVRRYGVKLLIHGHTHRQNIHHEAGWQRIVLGDWKKDQPSILRYDGKQFEFVGLDG from the coding sequence ATGAAACCGATTTATTTTATTGCTGATTTGCATTTGAGCGAGGCGCGTTCCGATCTGACTGATTTGTTTGTCCGCTTTATGGCGGGCAGGGCGCGTACGGCTCAAGCGGTTTATATATTGGGGGATTTGTTTGATTTTTGGATTGGCGATGACGAGCAGTCGGCAGTGATTGATGCGGTCAAACAGGCCGTCTGCAAATTAAAGGAACAAAACGTGCCGTGTTATTTTATCCACGGTAATCGGGATTTTCTGATTGGTGAGCGTTTTGCTGTGGAAGCGGGAATGACGCTGCTGCCGGAGTATCAGCTTGTCGAAGCGTTCGGCAATAAGATTTTATTGTGCCACGGCGATACGCTGTGTACCGATGATGTGCGTTATCAGGCATTCCGCCGCAAAGTGCAGCAGAAATGGCTGCAAAAATTATTTCTGCTGCTGCCTTTGTCTTGGCGCTTGGCCGTTGCACACCGTATCCGTGCGGTCAGCCAAAAAGAGCAGCGGCAGAAAATGGCGGAGATTATGGACGTTAATCTTCAGTTTACTGAAGATACGGTGCGGCGATACGGCGTGAAGCTGTTGATACACGGACATACCCACCGCCAGAATATCCATCATGAAGCAGGGTGGCAGCGGATTGTGTTGGGCGACTGGAAGAAAGACCAACCTTCTATTTTGCGGTATGATGGCAAGCAGTTTGAATTTGTCGGTTTGGACGGGTAG